In Oryzias melastigma strain HK-1 linkage group LG18, ASM292280v2, whole genome shotgun sequence, one DNA window encodes the following:
- the LOC118600133 gene encoding mucin-5AC-like, whose protein sequence is MEGSTPYEPTSAAKLTLAATITKDVATSTTAAXEATSAAKLISTAPTTKDVAKSTTAPSTTFEALETTAIFEKTTIEVTSPTTKATTTTVPTEGTTPYEPTSAAKLTSAATITKAVATATTAPSSTFEALETTAIFEKTTVEVTSPTTEDTSTKVPTDLTTPYEPTIPSKITSTAQTTIGVAKTTTAETTVLVPVETTTIFEKTAKASSSTTGKATFSTVPTEQTTPYEATSAAKLTSTAPTTKNVAKSTTAPSTTFEALETTAIFEKTTFEVNSPTVDATSTNVPTEGTTPYEPTSKAKLTSAATITKDVATSTTAATSTFGALETTKMFEKTTIEVTSPTTKATTTTVPTEQTTPYEPTSTAKLTSTALTTKDVATSTTAEGTTIKIEETTAIFNISVEVTSPTVEAISTAVTTGQTTRYEPASRTKLTQTAPTTKNVATSSTAETTTFEPVETTAIFGKTTADITSSTTGKATS, encoded by the exons ATGG AGGGATCAACGCCATACGAACCAACAAGTGCAGCTAAATTGACTTTAGCTGCTACAATAACAAAGGATGTTGCCACATCAACCACAGCTGCCANCGAAGCAACAAGTGCAGCTAAATTGATTTCAACTGCCCCAACAACGAAAGAtgttgcaaaatcaaccacagCGCCATCAACGACCTTTGAAGCTTTAGAAACAACCgcaatatttgaaaaaacaaccATTGAAGTCACTTCTCCAACGACTAAAGCAACCACCACTACAGTACCAACAGAGGGAACAACGCCATACGAACCAACAAGTGCAGCTAAATTGACTTCAGCTGCTACAATAACAAAAGCTGTTGCCACCGCAACCACAGCTCCCTCATCGACCTTTGAAGCTTTAGAAACAACCgcaatatttgaaaaaacgACAGTTGAAGTCACTTCTCCAACAACTGAAGACACCTCCACTAAAGTACCAACAGATCTAACAACACCATACGAACCAACAATCCCATCTAAAATAACTTCAACTGCCCAAACAACAATTGGTGTTGCCAAAACAACCACAGCTGAAACAACCGTTCTTGTACCTGTAGAAACAActacaatttttgaaaaaacagctaaagctAGTTCTTCAACAACAGGCAAAGCTACTTTCAGTACAGTACCAACAGAGCAAACAACACCATACGAAGCAACAAGTGCAGCTAAATTGACTTCAACTGccccaacaacaaaaaatgttgcaaaatcaaccacagCACCATCAACGACCTTTGAAGCTTTAGAAACAACCgcaatatttgaaaaaacgACATTTGAAGTCAATTCTCCAACGGTTGATGCAACCTCCACTAACGTACCAACAGAGGGAACAACGCCATACGAACCAACAAGCAAAGCTAAATTGACTTCAGCTGCTACAATAACAAAGGATGTTGCCACATCAACCACAGCTGCCACATCGACCTTTGGAGCTTTAGAAACAaccaaaatgtttgaaaaaacgACCATTGAAGTCACTTCTCCAACGACTAAAGCAACCACCACTACAGTACCAACAGAGCAAACAACACCATATGAACCAACAAGCACAGCTAAATTGACTTCCACTGCCTTAACAACAAAAGATGTTGCCACATCAACCACAGCTGAAGGAACCACAATTAAAATTGAAGAAACAACTGCAATATTTAATATATCAGTTGAAGTCACTTCTCCAACAGTGGAAGCTATCTCCACTGCAGTAACAACAGGGCAAACAACACGATATGAACCAGCAAGCAGAACTAAGCTGACTCAAACTGCTCCCACAACTAAAAATGTTGCTACATCATCCACTGCAGAAACAACCACTTTTGAACCTGTGGAGACAACTGCaatatttggaaaaacaacagctgaCATTACTTCTTCAACAACAGGCAAAGCTACCTCG
- the LOC112156306 gene encoding mucin-5AC: MTKYLSFCSKGSIVNNIELAFSSTSSENNTDVADVLINAGSNITEFTIDKNSITVLDETILSLTTTQADTLATTPVTLLPVPPNTSTVQVTSLRTIETSQTVGTPEVNTPQKATNTPSSPLSVPTIENVKTTTTTSATAAFDKTTTQVISSTTPKAISSSVTQEHTITSTPIATLASITKQTGIATAGALTTLENPSTSTTTMGINTTENRSPSTIKTTVTTLPIENTTPYLQSNGLTSASPSPTKEDFAKTINITSTTFEAEKTNAAKATSTTVPEQQTTLYESTSRPILTSIAPTNKYGATNTTAASTTVEAVKTTAIFDQSTVEVTSPTTAEATFTTIPKEQTTPYDSTSTAKLTSAATITKAVATATTAPSSTFEALETTAIFEKTTVEVTSPTTEDTSTKAKLPRVKYQQSTHHLPNKQAQLN, from the exons atgacaaaatatttatcattttgcaGCAAGGGGTCAATTGTCAACAACATTGAGCTTGCATTTAGCTCAACATCAagtgaaaacaacacagatgttGCTGATGTCTTGATTAATGCAGGATCAAACATCACAGAATTCACCATTGACAAAAACTCCATCACTGTGCTTGatgaaa ctattcTTTCATTAACAACTACCCAAGCTGACACACTAGCAACTACCCCAGTGACACTTTTACCTGTGCCTCCAAATACATCCACTGTCCAAGTCACTTCTTTAAGAACCATTGAAACATCTCAAACTGTAGGAACACCAGAAGTTAATACACCTCAGAAAGCTACAAACACACCTTCATCACCTTTATCTGTACCAAcaattgaaaatgttaaaacaacaacaaccacatcAGCAACTGCTGCATttgacaaaacaacaacacaagtGATTTCTTCAACAACCCCTAAAGCCATATCGAGCTCAGTAACACAAGAACATACCATAACTTCTACACCTATAGCTACATTGGCTTCAATAACAAAGCAAACGGGTATTGCAACTGCTGGGGCTTTAACCACATTAGAAAACCCAAGTACATCAACAACCACAATGGGCATAAATACAACAGAAAATAGGTCTCCATCCACAATTAAAACTACCGTTACCACTCTGCCTATAGAAAACACCACACCTTATCTACAATCAAACGGGCTCACATCAGCTTCTCCTTCACCAACGAAAGAAGATTTTGCCAAAACAATCAACATTACATCAACCACCTTTGAAGCTGAAAAGACAAATGCAGCTAAAGCTACCTCAACCACAGTACCAGAACAGCAAACTACACTATACGAATCAACAAGCAGACCTATATTGACTTCCATTGCTCCAACAAATAAATATGGTGCCACAAACACCACTGCTGCATCAACCACCGTTGAAGCTGTAAAGACAACTGCAATATTTGACCAATCAACAGTTGAAGTCACTTCTCCAACCACAGCTGAAGCTACCTTCACTACAATACCAAAAGAACAAACCACACCGTACGATTCAACAAGCACTGCTAAATTGACTTCAGCTGCTACAATAACAAAAGCTGTTGCCACCGCAACCACAGCTCCCTCATCGACCTTTGAAGCTTTAGAAACAACCgcaatatttgaaaaaacgACCGTTGAAGTCACTTCTCCAACAACTGAAGACACCTCCACTAAA GCAAAGCTACCTCGAGTAAAGTACCAACAGAGCACACATCACCTGCCGAACAAACAAGCACAGCTGAATTGA
- the LOC118600134 gene encoding mucin-2-like produces the protein MTTPNEPKTTVNIVSTGLSTENVATSSTYPSTTFKPIAISTAVLDQTTLVVTSPTTETTFTTDTSEITTPNTPTSTALLESSRTTENVATSTAAASTTFEPLETTPAVFDQTTVVVTYPTTVETTSTAEATSTVGTSKLTTTNMQTSTAKLATSTTTKEDVASSTTVVSTTFKPVVTTTETFDQTTTKTFDQTTNLIASPTTAATSTAFEPLETKTTVFDQTTVSASSPTTAEATFTRETSKLTSAYTSTSTAKLDIVSTSEENVLTSTIAASTTPMPSKITTKPFGQSTLGVSSTKAAEESTTTVTTEIATLNTPIGTAMLGSTTKTTENVATSTPAASTRFEHLETTTTIFDSTTVMVTSPTTAEATSTIATTEMTTPNEPKTTVNIVSTGLSTENVATSSTYPSTTFKPIAISTAVLDQTTLVVTSPTTETTFTTDTSEITTPNTPTSTALLESSRTTENVATSTAAASTTFKPLETTSAVFDQTTVVVTYPTTVETTSTAETTSIVGTSKLTTTNVPTSTAKLATSTTTKEDVASSTTVVSTTSKPVVTTTDTFDQTTTKTFDQTTNLIASPTTAATSTAFEPLETKTTVSDQTTVSASSPTTAEAPTTIGTSKFPTTNIPTSTAELATSATTKDVVKSTTAVSTTFQPVETTTDVFGQSTLGDTSKTTAEDSSTTVTTEVTTPTTQPGTALLESFITTTENLPTSTAAASTTFEPVETSKLVISSATTAEDTPTTVTSDITTIYTSRTASSALSTPKAEVGTTSTTTASTTFRPTQTKTNSFDQTTAADTSATATSNTATSVTTTPYESSRKATLHSSTTEHVATLSTPTSTTFQQAKTSTAAASTTFKPLDTTPTVFDQTTAVVTPPVTVKSTFITTTSRGSTTKLTTEATKTTSSFTTGAQHPTTTVVTSLTNPAPLPTTPASTTLLTSTATSATTTSTKAVNIKRKRITFRSDGETFTDDLLDPSSKAFKDRAYLIKITLEPFLRRAFDSFIYLTVKLFRKGSIVNTMEVGFASTSVPNNTDVTQVLMNAASNITAFNITNDSIVVEDEFIISSTTPTPAETTHIMTSNLPLTTLQDKATFPQTTVLFTTPNNVKDTTATTSEFTTSYTQKSTTALAASAPTTEDASTSTTVSSTTQTSLERTPTIFTQTTALASSPNRAEDTTTTTLEVTTSNTPTTAASSAPTTAYNTASSTASSTTLKSIERTTTLASSVQTVKDIATSTIAELTTQTSARTSATFDQKSTATFTSSAPTTEYVTTSPTSSPTTLEPTEKTTVILNETTIAVTSSLTAETFTYPATTKITTPNTSTTTATLTSSAPTMENFPTSTTAASTTQTPIERASPMLTQTTVVATSPNRTEDTITTTSEVTTSTTPTMPATLASSAPTAYVTTSSTASSTTLRPTERTTLTVAVTSLSTAETSAFTATKITTLNTQTTTATLASSVSTMENVATSTTAPSVTLTPIERTSAITTQTTEAITSPSRAEGTTTETSEFITSKPTSTATLASSAPTTATIQPTQRTSEILKETTVTLTSSSTGKTSTYPATTKITTLNTPTNTATLTSSAPTTENVATSATLASTTLTPIHGTSAIINQTTEAVTSPDKAEDTTTTSEFTTSSTAPSTATLASSAITTSYVTTSSTASSTTLKPTERTTLNVNETTVAVTSLPTAETSALTVTKITTPNTQITTATLASSVSTMENVVTSTTAPSITLTPIERTSAITTQTTEAITSPSRAEGTTTETSEFITSKPSSTATLASSAPTTATIQPTQRTSEILKETTVTLTSSSTGKTSTYPATTKITTLNTPTNTATLTSFIPTTENVATSATPASTTLTPIHGTSAIINQTTEAVTSPDRAEDTTTTSEFTTSSTAPSTATLASSAITTSYVTTSSTASSTTLKPTERTTLIVNETTVAVTSSPTAETSSFTATTKITPSKTLSSTATLVSSAPTKESITTVASTKITPIDRTSGLFEQTTGIVTSPNKAEDTTTITSQFTTSTTPTTTATLASSAVTTEYVTTSSTASSTTLKPTERTAAILDETTVAVTSLPTAETSLFTATTKITTSKTLTGTSTLVSSAPTKESITTVASTTLTPIERTSARFEQTTGIVTSPNKAEDTTTTTSEFTTSSTPPSTSTLASSASTTEYVTTSSTPSSTTLKPTERTTVTVNETTVAVTSLPTAVTSSFTATTKITTPHTQTTTATLASSVPTVENVVTPTTAASTTLTHLEPFYQRAFTSFISITVILFRRCIFNSNTPSRHDQCVNYCTWDNHTSASKYRHGQGFNRIYPNNNLFSDNK, from the exons ATGACCACGCCTAATGAACCAAAGACTACTGTAAATATAGTTTCAACTGGTCTATCCACAGAAAATGTTGCAACATCAAGCACTTATCCATCAACTACATTTAAACCAATAGCAATATCAACAGCAGTATTGGACCAAACAACACTTGTGGTCACTTCTCCAACAACTGAAACAACCTTCACTACAGACACGTCAGAGATTACCACACCAAATACCCCAACAAGTACAGCTCTGTTGGAGTCATCCAGGACAACAGAAAATGTTGCAACATCAACTGCAGCTGCATCAACAACATTTGAACCTTTGGAAACAACACCTGCAGTATTCGACCAAACAACAGTAGTAGTCACTTATCCAACAACAGTTGAAACCACATCAACAGCTGAAGCCACATCAACTGTGGGTACATCAAAGCTTACCACAACTAATATGCAAACAAGCACAGCTAAGTTAGCAACATCCACTACAACAAAAGAAGATGTTGCTTCTTCAACCACTGTTGTATCAACCACCTTTAAACCTGTAGTGACAACAACTGAAACATTTGATCAGACaacaactaaaacatttgaCCAAACAACAAATTTAATCGCATCACCAACAACTGCTGCCACATCAACCGCATTTGAACCATTAGAGACAAAGACTACAGTATTTGACCAAACAACGGTTTCAGCAAGTTCCCCAACAACAGCTGAAGCTACTTTTACTAGGGAAACATCAAAGTTGACCTCAGCTTATACATCAACAAGCACAGCTAAAttagacatagtttctacatcaGAGGAAAATGTTCTTACGTCAACCATTGCTGCATCTACTACACCTATGCCTTCCAAAATAACAACTAAACCTTTTGGCCAATCAACACTTGGAGTCAGTTCTACAAAAGCAGCTGAAGAGTCTACAACAACGGTAACAACAGAGATTGCTACACTTAACACACCAATAGGCACAGCTATGTTGGGATCAACCacgaaaacaacagaaaatgttgCCACATCAACTCCTGCTGCATCAACCAGATTTGAACATTTGGAAACAACAACTACAATATTTGACTCAACAACAGTGATGGTCACTTCTCCAACAACAGCTGAAGCTACATCAACTATAGCAACAACAGAGATGACCACACCTAATGAACCTAAAACTACTGTAAATATAGTTTCAACTGGTCTATCCACAGAAAATGTTGCAACATCAAGCACTTATCCATCAACTACATTTAAACCAATAGCAATATCAACAGCAGTATTGGACCAAACAACACTTGTGGTCACTTCTCCAACAACTGAAACAACCTTCACTACAGACACGTCAGAGATTACCACACCAAATACCCCAACAAGTACAGCTCTGTTGGAGTCATCCAGGACAACAGAAAATGTTGCAACATCAACTGCAGCTGCATCAACAACATTTAAACCTTTGGAAACAACATCTGCAGTATTCGACCAAACCACAGTAGTAGTCACTTATCCAACAACAGTTGAAACCACATCAACAGCTGAAACCACATCAATTGTGGGTACATCAAAGCTTACCACAACTAATGTGCCAACAAGCACAGCTAAGTTAGCAACATCCACTACAACAAAAGAAGATGTTGCTTCTTCAACCACTGTTGTATCAACCACTTCTAAACCTGTAGTGACAACAACTGACACATTTGATCAGACaacaactaaaacatttgaCCAAACGACAAATTTAATCGCATCACCAACAACCGCTGCCACATCAACCGCATTTGAACCTTTAGAGACAAAGACTACAGTATCTGACCAAACAACGGTTTCAGCAAGTTCCCCAACAACAGCTGAAGCTCCTACAACTATTGGCACATCAAAGTTTCCCACAACTAATATACCAACAAGCACAGCTGAATTAGCAACATCCGCTACAACAAAAGATGTTGTTAAATCAACCACTGCTGTATCAACTACATTTCAGCCTGTAGAAACAACAACGGATGTATTTGGCCAATCGACACTTGGAGACACCTCTAAAACAACAGCTGAAGATTCCTCAACTACAGTAACAACAGAGGTTACCACACCAACTACACAACCAGGTACAGCTTTGTTGGAATCATTCatcacaacaacagaaaatcttCCCACATcaactgctgctgcatcaaCCACATTTGAACCTGTAGAAACATCAAAACTTGTAATCAGTTCCGCAACAACAGCTGAAGACACTCCAACTACAGTAACATCAGACATTACCACAATTTATACATCAAGAACAGCTTCATCTGCATTATCTACTCCAAAAGCAGAAGTTGGTACCACATCAACAACTACTGCATCAACCACTTTCAgaccaacacaaacaaaaaccaatTCATTTGACCAAACCACAGCTGCAGACACTTCAGCAACAGCTACTTCAAATACAGCGACATCAGTGACAACAACACCCTATGAATCATCAAGGAAAGCTACACTACATTCATCAACAACAGAACATGTTGCAACCTTGAGCACCCCTACATCAACTACATTTCAACAGGCAAAAACATCCACTGCAGCTGCATCAACAACATTTAAACCTTTGGACACAACACCTACAGTATTTGACCAAACAACAGCTGTCGTCACTCCACCAGTAACAGTTAAGTCCACCTTTATTACAACAACATCTCGTGGAAGCACAACAAAACTAACAACTGAAGCAACAAAAACTACATCTAGTTTCACAACCGGAGCTCAGCATCCAACAACCACTGTTGTGACATCTTTGACAAACCCTGCACCATTACCAACAACCCCTGCATCAACAACTCTGTTGACCTCCACTGCCACATCAGCAACAACAACTTCTACAAAAGCAGtgaatataaagagaaaaagaatcACCTTCAGATCTGATGGAGAGACATTCACAGATGATTTGCTGGATCCATCATCAAAAGCCTTTAAAGATCGGGCCTATCTGATCAAAATCACA CTTGAGCCATTCCTTAGACGGGCCTTCGACTCATTCATCTACTTAACAGTGAAATTATTCAG AAAGGGATCGATTGTCAACACCATGGAAGTGGGTTTTGCTTCAACATCTGTTCCAAACAACACAGATGTCACTCAAGTTCTAATGAATGCAGCATCAAATATAACAGCATTCAACATTACCAATGACTCTATTGTTGTGGAGGATGAAT ttattaTATCTTCAACCACACCGACCCCAGCAGAGACAACACACATTATGACTTCTAATTTACCTTTAACAACATTACAAGACAAGGCAACATTTCCccaaacaacagttttattcaCTACACCAAACAATGTCAAAGATACCACAGCTACAACATCAGAGTTTACTACATCCTATACACAGAAGAGCACAACTGCATTAGCTGCATCCGCTCCTACAACAGAAGATGCTTCCACATCAACCACTGTTTCATCAACCACACAAACATCTTTAGAAAGGACACCTACAATATTTACCCAAACAACTGCTTTAGCCAGTTCTCCAAACAGAGCAGAAGATACCACAACTACAACTTTAGAGGTTACTACATCAAATACACCAACAACAGCCGCTTCATCTGCTCCAACAACAGCTTATAATACTGCTTCATCTACTGCTTCATCAACCACACTTAAATCTATagaaagaacaacaacattagctTCATCTGTACAAACGGTAAAAGATATTGCGACATCAACTATTGCTGAATTAACCACTCAAACATCTGCAAGAACATCAGCaacatttgaccaaaaaagCACTGCTACATTTACTTCATCTGCTCCAACAACAGAATATGTTACCACATCACCTACTTCTTCACCAACCACTCTTGAACCCACAGAAAAGACTACTGTAATATTGAATGAAACAACTATTGCAGTCACTTCTTCATTGACAGCTGAAACTTTCACATATCCAGCAACAACAAAGATTACCACACCTAATACATCAACAACGACTGCTACATTAACTTCATCTGCTCCAACAATGGAAAATTTTCCCACATCAACTACTGCAGcatcaacaacacaaacacctaTAGAAAGAGCATCTCCGATGTTGACCCAAACAACTGTTGTAGCCACTTCTCCAAACAGAACTGAAGATACCATAACTACAACATCAGAGGTTACTACATCTACCACACCAACCATGCCAGCTACTTTAGCTTCATCTGCCCCAACAGCTTATGTTACCACTTCATCTACTGCTTCATCAACCACACTTAGACCTACAGAAAGAACAACCCTAACTGTTGCAGTCACTTCTTTATCAACAGCTGAAACGTCCGCATTTACAGCAACAAAGATTACCACACTGAACACACAAACAACCACAGCTACATTGGCTTCATCAGTATCAACAATGGAAAATGTTGCCACATCAACTACTGCTCCCTCAGTCACACTAACACCTATAGAAAGGACATCTGCAATAACAACCCAAACAACAGAAGCAATCACTTCGCCAAGCAGAGCTGAAGGTACTACAACAGAAACGTCAGAGTTTATTACATCTAAACCAACAAGCACCGCTACATTAGCTTCATCTGCTCCAACAACAGCCACTATTCAACCTACACAAAGAACAAGTGAAATACTGAAAGAAACAACTGTTACCCTAACTTCCTCATCGACAGGTAAAACGTCCACATATCCAGCAACAACAAAGATTACCACACTTAATACACCAACAAACACGGCCACATTAACTTcatctgcaccaacaacagaaaatgtcGCCACATCAGCTACTCTTGCATCAACCACATTAACACCTATACATGGGACATCTGCAATAATAAACCAAACAACAGAGGCAGTCACTTCACCAGACAAAGCTGAAGATACCACAACTACATCAGAGTTTACTACATCTAGCACAGCACCAAGCACAGCTACATTGGCTTCCTCTGCTATAACAACATCTTATGTTACCACATCGTCTACTGCTTCATCAACCACTCTTAAACCTACAGAAAGAACAACCCTAAATGTGAATGAAACAACTGTTGCAGTCACTTCTTTACCAACAGCTGAAACGTCCGCATTAACAGTAACAAAGATTACCACACCGAACACACAAATAACCACAGCTACATTGGCTTCATCTGTATCAACAATGGAAAATGTTGTCACATCAACTACTGCTCCCTCAATCACACTAACACCTATAGAAAGGACATCTGCAATAACAACCCAAACAACAGAAGCAATCACTTCGCCAAGCAGAGCTGAAGGTACTACAACAGAAACGTCAGAGTTTATTACATCTAAACCATCAAGCACCGCTACATTAGCTTCATCTGCTCCAACAACAGCCACTATTCAACCTACACAAAGAACAAGTGAAATACTGAAAGAAACAACTGTTACCCTAACTTCCTCATCGACAGGTAAAACTTCCACATATCCAGCAACAACAAAGATTACCACACTTAATACACCAACAAACACGGCCACATTAACTTCATTTATaccaacaacagaaaatgtcGCCACATCAGCTACTCCTGCATCAACCACATTAACACCTATACATGGGACATCTGCAATAATAAACCAAACAACAGAGGCAGTCACTTCACCAGACAGAGCTGAAGATACCACAACTACATCAGAGTTTACTACATCTAGCACAGCACCAAGCACAGCTACATTGGCTTCCTCTGCTATAACAACATCTTATGTTACCACATCGTCTACTGCTTCATCAACCACTCTTAAACCTACAGAAAGAACAACCCTAATAGTGAATGAAACAACTGTTGCAGTCACTTCTTCACCAACAGCTGAAACATCCTCATTTACAGCAACAACAAAGATTACCCCATCTAAAACACTTTCAAGCACAGCTACATTAGTGTCATCTGCCCCAACAAAAGAAAGTATTACCACTGTTGcatcaacaaaaataacacCTATAGATAGGACATCTGGACTATTTGAACAAACAACAGGAATAGTCACTTCGCCAAACAAAGCTGAAGATACCACAACTATAACATCACAATTTACTACATCTACCACACCAACAACCACAGCTACATTGGCTTCATCTGCTGTAACAACAGAATATGTTACCACATCGTCTACTGCTTCATCAACCACTCTTAAACCTACAGAAAGAACAGCTGCAATATTGGATGAAACAACTGTTGCAGTCACTTCTTTACCAACAGCTGAAACGTCATTATTTACAGCAACAACAAAGATTACCACATCTAAAACACTTACAGGCACATCTACATTAGTGTCATCTGCCCCAACAAAAGAAAGTATTACCACTGTTGCATCAACCACATTAACACCCATAGAAAGGACATCTGCAAGATTTGAACAAACAACAGGAATAGTCACTTCACCAAACAAAGCTGAAGATACCACAACTACAACATCAGAATTTACTACATCTAGCACACCACCAAGCACATCTACATTAGCTTCATCTGCTTCAACAACAGAATATGTTACCACATCATCTACTCCTTCATCAACCACTCTTAAACCTACAGAAAGAACAACTGTGACAGTGAATGAAACAACTGTTGCAGTCACTTCTTTACCAACAGCTGTAACGTCATCATTTACAGCAACAACAAAGATTACCACACCCCATACACAAACAACCACAGCTACATTAGCTTCATCTGTACCAACAGTGGAAAATGTTGTCACACCAACTACTGCAGCATCAACCACACTAACACAC cttgaGCCATTTTACCAACGGGCATTCACTTCGTTCATCTCTATAACTGTGATTTTATTCAG ACGCTGCATTTTCAACAGCAACACCCCAAGCAGACACGACCAGTGTGTCAACTATTGTACCTGGGACAACCATACCTCTGCCTCCAAGTACAGGCACGGTCAAGGCTTCAACAGAATATACCCAAATAACAACTTATTCAGTGACAACAAATGA
- the LOC112156304 gene encoding mucin-5AC — protein sequence MVTITAELTASDSPLTIQQTTGKITTFPIAEAVTTKRLVFKSVQQKFTADLEDSTSEGFINRAKLIKTTLSRHQQQQQLLKQLRQQPLPLKDKYYYNNPIFPENNFPYYQYNHPKNNYYSYYNYHNESPSTSWIVFFKLYFFPQFEIIYRARFGPLFFRCFVIEFRSSAVRARANFTQAVVGVEFRSNLTSTEVPTSQAVEATLIQAANSSVSYNVSLQIDSIQVIGEPTIITTPAPTLNSTNTGNVTTTTTSTIKTTVLTSKPTTAPTTTTTTTTTTTTTTTTAATTKGVKIKQLIFRSVGETFTTDLLNTSSPGFKRRALLIKTTLEPYYQRAFTSFLSITVTSFRNGSIFNTMDLRFVSTSVPADFEVASVLMKAAPNITAFNIDMNSITVDGTEFSNGVSQKISLITAFCMVLTSWLLSSQQWHLC from the exons ATGGTCACTATCACAGCTGAACTGACTGCCTCAGATTCACCTCTGACGATCCAACAGACAACCGGAAAAATCACAACCTTTCCCATTGCTGAGGCGGTAACAACAAAGAGGCTTGTTTTCAAAAGCGTTCAACAGAAGTTCACAGCTGATTTGGAGGATTCTACATCTGAGGGATTCATTAACCGAGCTAAACTCATCAAGACGAca CTTTCCAGGCaccaacaacagcaacaactgTTGAAGCAGCTGCGTCAACAACCCTTGCCACTCAAAGA CAAATACTACTACAACAACCCCATCTTCCCAGAAAACAACTTCCCCTACTACCAGTACAACCACCCCAAAAACAACTACTACAGCTACTACAACTACCACAACGAAAGTCCCTCCACCA gttggattgttttttttaaactatatttttttccacagtttgaGATTATCTACAGAGCTAGATTTGGTCCTTTATTCTTCCGCTGTTTTGTCATTGAATTTCG GTCGTCTGCAGTCAGAGCAAGAGCGAATTTCACTCAAGCTGTAGTTGGGGTTGAGTTCAGAAGTAATCTGACATCTACTGAAGTACCAACAAGTCAAGCTGTTGAGGCAACTTTAATCCAGGCGGCAAATTCCAGTGTTTCCTACAATGTCAGTTTACAAATTGACTCAATTCAAGTAAtag gtgaGCCCACGATAATTACAACTCCAGCCCCCACTTTAAATTCCACAAACACTGGCAATGTGACTACCACTACAACaagcacaataaaaacaacagtgctTACCTCTAAACCCACAACAGCACCAACTACTACTACGACTACTACTAcgactactactactactacaactaCTGCTGCCACTACTAaaggagtaaaaataaaacagttgatTTTCAGATCAGTTGGTGAGACATTCACCACTGATTTGCTGAACACCTCATCTCCAGGCTTTAAACGACGagctttattaataaaaactacg CTTGAACCATACTATCAGCGAGCATTTACATCATTCCTTTCCATTACGGTGACATCCTTCAG AAATGGATCCATCTTTAACACCATGGACCTTCGTTTTGTATCTACATCTGTTCCCGCCGACTTTGAAGTCGCTTCTGTTCTGATGAAGGCAGCTCCCAACATCACTGCCTTCAACATTGACATGAACTCCATAACTGTGGATGGCACAG AGTTCTCTAATGGAGTAAGCCAGAAGATCAGTCTTATCACTGCATTCTGCATGGTTCTGACGTCGTGGCTACTATCAAGTCAGCAATGGCATCTCTGCTGA